AAAGTGGAAATGTTACGTTTGATGATAAAAAGAATGCTGTGGACCTGGTGACAGAAGTTGACAAGGCAGTCGAGGACCTTGTTTCTACTAAATTAAGAGCTAGATTCCCTTCATACCAGTTTATGGGCGAAGAAACATATGTTCCAGGAAAAACTGTGCTTACTGACGAGCCAACTTTTATTGTGGACCCAATTGATGGCACCACCAACTTTATTCATTACTTTCCTTATTCATGCATTTCTCTAGGGTTTGCAATAGACAAGAAACCCGTCGTAGGAGTTGTTTACAATCCATTTTTAAACTTGCTATACACAGGTGTCAAAGGTTCGGGGTCTTATCTTAATGATGAGAAATTGCCTCTTAGGAATTCCTCGGCCAAGCCATTAAGCTTACAAGGAGCACTTGTTGCAATTGAGTGGGGTTCTGAGAGAACTGGCAAAAATTTCGAAATCAAAACTCAAACATTTTCCTCTTTAGCGAAAGACAAGTCCGAAGGCGGTGCTTTTGCCCATGGCTTCCGAAGTTTGGGTTCGGCAGCTATGAACATTTGCTCAGTTGCAGCGGGAAACTTGGACTGCTATTGGGAGGGTGGATGTTACGCTTGGGATGTTTGTGCTGGCTGGATCATTCTCGAGGAAGCTGGTGGTAGAATGTTTGGAGGCAATTCCAACCAATGGGAGACTGAAGTTGATTCAAGAGTGTATTTAGCAGTCCGAGGTGGACATGGCCAGGAAGAATTTGTGAAAGATTTTTGGAGTCATATACCTGGTGAGTTGTCCTATTAAACATCCGGGCTTATTATTTGGCAGGCTCGGACCTAGACTTCACCTATAGATCAAGAATGGCAACttgcaaaaaaaagttcaatTCAATATTGGATCgatgaaatgaaataaaagtaTATACGGCAGTCTAAGGATCTTAACTGAAACTGAAAGGTGGTGTCACTATTTAATAACTTGAATATATAAAAGAGTTTTACTTTCTTGCAAGTTCGTATTTAGAAATAAGGAACTTTATATAAGTCTCTATTTTCTAAGAAATTGATTACAGGTATGACCCGCGCGCGAGCTCGTTGATTCTCAGGGAATTTGCTAAAACCGACTATATTACTTTATGTCTACATGTCATTCCTATttagcaggagcagcttCTACTAAAAGAGGGGcctccttcttctcttcgCCTTTAGTACCGTTAATAATAGCCATGATGGAAGCACCAGGACCGTTGCCAAGAGATCTTTGGTAGCTGTAGATTCTAGTTAATTGATAACCTGCTACGGTtcccaagaagaagttcaCAGATGCTAAAAAGTAATTCTTTGGCTTGATGATAAGACACCATCTGGTCCAGATGGCACCAGTAGCTGTAAGAGCAATTTGTTGAGTTCCTGATAACTTCTCTACAGGTCGTTGTAAATCATTGATACCAGCAATAACCAAGGCCCACTATAAATAACGTTAGTACAAAACTCATCAGAGGAAAAAACCTTGGTATAAACAGTGACACTCTTCAATTGTTAAATATTATACATCACGCTCGTCCAAAACTTTATGAAGGTACGTTTTTGGTGTAAGAAGACAGTACCAATTCTCGTCACCGGGGGACCGACGCACGCCGTCTCCAGTGGTAAGAGCCGAAAAAGGAGACAAAAGCTGAATAGTTCATAGTTCGAGCAACATGGTCATAGGCCCAcataacaaaataaatggTTTAACATACTTTCATAACAGGAGCCTGGAATAGATGTTAGTATTTGGTCGATGATATCAGCATGGAACTTGCGGATCGATAACTTACCCAGAAGTGGATAGTCTTTGGACCAGTCTCAGAATTTAAGAATCTGGCAAATTTggaagcaccagcacccgcagcagcaccggACATTTTGTATCTATTTAGAATCAACGAAAAATGCAGCAGAGATAACCACTCCGATAAGACTGTGAGTAATGTGAGGGGTTTAAAGAGGGGTCTGGAAGTTGATTTGCGAGCGAAACCGGAAAATGTTAGGGTTGACGTTTGTAAGGCTGAACTCGGTGATATCGTTGGGAAGAGTGTCTCAACGGCATTTATCTCCGACAACTGGGAAAAGCATCTCAAGAGAAGCCGTTTGTCAGCTTTTTAAATCAGTGTATTTTGGTAATTGGTTAGCTTTTGTTGTATTTTCTAAAAAATTTTGCTTTTATACTTATTATAGCGTGTTGGTATAGAATGTCCCTGTAAGTCTGCTAATTAAAGTATGTGTGTACATTTCGATCAGTGTCCTGGTAGGTGAATAATTCTTAGCAGTCCAGATACTTGGAAAAAATACGCTTCTAGTATTATTCCAAAAAATGATAACCGGCACTATTGACCTGGCCTGCCATATGGTCTAGACTATGGCAGATGAGGGTGTCGACTTTTGCAGGAACTTTTATCGCTGACGATTCACCTCTGAGTAACAAGGTTAACTTGAAATCTAATTTGTATCTTATTGCTCGAAACGACCCCATGAACATGAGCATGAACAGCGTGAACAGCTAACTACTTCGCGCCGAGGTGGAAATTAGGTTCTGGCAAACGACTCAagcggagcgagagaagccacggggtctggggcagggccccagtcgccggacGGCAGCTACATAGGTAACACCCGTCAACACTGTTTCTAGATTTAGTCTATCACGGGTATGTCAATtctaaaacaaaaaatttGGAATGAAACTAGTTTGACAATAAAATCTGGTTTTTTCAACACTGAGTGTTGGTATAGACAATAAACGGCTTGATTAAAGGTGTCAAATCCacgaaaagaagaaatgcAATCTTGGCAATAGTGGTAGGTGAAATGCAATATATGTAGATCTCATGCAAAGTTGACAGATGAAATGCAATCTTGATATATGAAATGCAATGATAGTACatgaaataaatttcaTTGGTCACCTTCCAGACTATTAACCCCAGCCTATTCAACAATTCTTAGGGATAATTTAGACAGTTTTGGCAACAATTCAATATAAACAGCCATGAATGTTTGTCCCTAAAGAAATTTCTTTTCGTATTGTTGGTTTCACTCCTATCGTCTTCTCGACTAGATACATGCATAGAAATATGGGGTAGTTTATTCGCCGAATAAGCATAATTGAAATTTGCAAgagaatataaaaaattaCGTATAAGGTctgaaagaagaacaatCACGGGTCGATATGAAAACTACTGTTCCTGAGCTCTCTTGTGTCGGTTATACAAACTTAGTGCTATAATGAGCTTGGCATCACGAGTATATTGCTCAGCATCTTGGAATTTTAACAAGCGCAAGGTAATAACTTCATTTTCGGATGAATGGCCATGATTTCCCATTAGTTTCCCTTCAAGGGCTTTGATTTCATCAAGCGGCATCTCTTTATGATATAAAAagaattttatttcttcatCGAGTAGCCCTGGGCTCAGTAAAATGCTATCATCTGAACTCGGTAATAGATTCACCAAATCTGATTCTTCAATTTTAATACCACATTCTTCCTCCAATTCCTTTGCTGCAGCACCTGCAAATGTGCCATCGTCAATCATCCCTGCTGGCAATTCAACTAAGTCAATTGACCCTGCTGCAACTCTTGGTTGCGAAACCAGGAGCACATACTTTTCCGAATCCCCCTTTCCCTTTGCAGTAAGTACAACAAGCATTCCAGTAGTACCACCTCGTAATACAGCTATACCTGGTAGGGGTTTGCCATTAGGATGGAGGAAATCAGCTTTTAGTTTGACAAAGCCTACTTTGCCTTTTGAAAACTTGTCCACAGACTGAATCTCGATATTTCTCAATACAAACTTAGATGACGAGTGCTTAGAGACTGAGTTTTCCAAGTTCCTGATCCATGATGTAAATGGTCGGAACTCCAATAATTCAGATTTGGCAACTGACAATTGTTCAGGAACCTTCACAGGAACCTGCTTGCCTTGGAATTTGATATCAAACGTAGACATGATTCTTACCGTTTTCACGTAGGACTTTAAAAAGGGTGTATAAGAATTAAATTTCTGGAATCTCAATTGTCTAATAAGCATACTCAGGCTACCTAGAGAATGCTGGTAAATTAGTAGCTATTGTCAACGAAACCGCAATGAACTGATGTGATCAGCAGTCTCTATGCACTGCGCATGCAGGGAAGCTCACTTCTGCAAACCCAGTAGGTACACATTGATATGGTAGTCTCCATGACAAGAGCTGAACAATGAGGTTTCAAACCACCAATAGACGTATCTATTATATCCACATTATTTCGTTTCAACCAAATCTCAGAACAAATTGTTATCTTGAATCCAACTGGAAATGCAAACTAACACCAGATCATAGTATTTCAACATCAGCCGCATGGACTGGTAGACACCCCAACCCTGTTAATAAGATCCTTCTGATTGGGCAAAGTCGACGAACATACTGAAATATTGCAAGAACCATCGTATCATATTGGCAGTCAA
The Sugiyamaella lignohabitans strain CBS 10342 chromosome A, complete sequence genome window above contains:
- the INM2 gene encoding inositol monophosphate 1-phosphatase INM2 (Inositol monophosphatase; involved in biosynthesis of inositol; enzymatic activity requires magnesium ions and is inhibited by lithium and sodium ions; inm1 inm2 double mutant lacks inositol auxotrophy; GO_component: GO:0005575 - cellular_component [Evidence ND]; GO_function: GO:0016787 - hydrolase activity [Evidence IEA]; GO_function: GO:0008934 - inositol monophosphate 1-phosphatase activity [Evidence IEA]; GO_function: GO:0008934 - inositol monophosphate 1-phosphatase activity [Evidence IDA,ISA] [PMID 10096091]; GO_function: GO:0008934 - inositol monophosphate 1-phosphatase activity [Evidence IGI,IMP] [PMID 12593845]; GO_function: GO:0052832 - inositol monophosphate 3-phosphatase activity [Evidence IEA]; GO_function: GO:0052833 - inositol monophosphate 4-phosphatase activity [Evidence IEA]; GO_function: GO:0052834 - inositol monophosphate phosphatase activity [Evidence IEA]; GO_function: GO:0046872 - metal ion binding [Evidence IEA]; GO_process: GO:0006021 - inositol biosynthetic process [Evidence IEA]; GO_process: GO:0046855 - inositol phosphate dephosphorylation [Evidence IDA] [PMID 10096091]; GO_process: GO:0046855 - inositol phosphate dephosphorylation [Evidence IGI,IMP] [PMID 12593845]; GO_process: GO:0046854 - phosphatidylinositol phosphorylation [Evidence IEA]) gives rise to the protein MSSSIDLVLIKDTLVQLAHEAGELIRSKSGNVTFDDKKNAVDLVTEVDKAVEDLVSTKLRARFPSYQFMGEETYVPGKTVLTDEPTFIVDPIDGTTNFIHYFPYSCISLGFAIDKKPVVGVVYNPFLNLLYTGVKGSGSYLNDEKLPLRNSSAKPLSLQGALVAIEWGSERTGKNFEIKTQTFSSLAKDKSEGGAFAHGFRSLGSAAMNICSVAAGNLDCYWEGGCYAWDVCAGWIILEEAGGRMFGGNSNQWETEVDSRVYLAVRGGHGQEEFVKDFWSHIPGELSY